The proteins below come from a single Psychrobacter sp. PL19 genomic window:
- the iscU gene encoding Fe-S cluster assembly scaffold IscU, which produces MAYSDQVIDHYENPRNVGNLDKNAKNVGTGMVGAPACGDVMRLQIQVDDNGIIEDARFKTYGCGSAIASSSLVTEWLKGKSLEQAGEIKNNDIVVALALPPVKVHCSVLAEDAIKSAISDYKGKHSVVESKVEEAVS; this is translated from the coding sequence ATGGCCTATAGTGACCAAGTTATTGATCATTACGAAAATCCACGCAACGTTGGTAATCTTGACAAAAATGCCAAAAACGTTGGTACCGGTATGGTCGGTGCCCCAGCCTGTGGCGATGTGATGCGTCTGCAAATTCAAGTTGATGATAACGGTATCATTGAAGATGCACGCTTTAAAACTTACGGCTGCGGCTCAGCGATTGCCTCAAGCTCACTCGTTACTGAGTGGCTAAAAGGTAAAAGCTTAGAGCAGGCAGGCGAGATTAAGAATAACGATATCGTTGTAGCGTTGGCATTACCACCAGTAAAAGTGCATTGCTCAGTATTAGCAGAAGATGCGATTAAATCTGCTATTAGTGACTACAAAGGCAAGCACAGTGTTGTTGAAAGTAAGGTAGAAGAAGCAGTCAGCTAA
- a CDS encoding HU family DNA-binding protein translates to MNKSELIDSIADKSGLNKTQAGDALNAVMESVGQALEAGESISLVGFGTFSVKDRKARTGRNPKTGEELAIPASKVPSFKAGKNLKERLN, encoded by the coding sequence ATGAATAAGTCAGAATTAATTGATAGCATTGCAGACAAAAGCGGTCTAAATAAGACCCAAGCTGGTGATGCCCTAAACGCAGTAATGGAAAGTGTTGGCCAAGCTTTAGAAGCGGGCGAAAGCATTTCATTAGTTGGTTTTGGTACCTTTAGCGTAAAAGATCGTAAAGCCCGTACAGGCCGTAACCCTAAGACTGGTGAAGAACTTGCTATCCCAGCAAGTAAAGTACCTAGCTTTAAAGCCGGTAAAAACTTAAAAGAGCGCTTGAACTAA
- the purH gene encoding bifunctional phosphoribosylaminoimidazolecarboxamide formyltransferase/IMP cyclohydrolase, which produces MSTTPLALLSVSNKANIVEFAQGLIKAGFGLLSTGGTYRLLTEHNVAVTEVSDYTGFPEMMDGRVKTLHPKIHGGILGRRGTDDAIMSAHGIDRIDLVVVNLYPFAETIARADVTMNDAIENIDIGGPTMVRAAAKNHAHVGIVTDPKDYDRVLTALGNNTELTAALRYDLAVKAFEHTAQYDGMIANFLGSRVNETQQPDTFARTFNLQLEKVQDLRYGENPHQKAAFYIENQVLQSKQASIATAQQRQGKALSYNNIADTDAALECVKAFSAPACVIVKHANPCGVAIDNDQVAAYRTAFSTDPESSFGGIIAFNRQLTVAAAKAIIDNQFVEVIIAPSLEEGVLQATASKKNVRVLVCGELTASDAPMTQLDYKRVNGGLLVQEQDSGIINAGELQIVTDVQPTEAQIADLLFTWTVAKYVKSNAIVYGKNQRTIGVGAGQMSRVNSARIAAIKAEHAGLITEGAVMASDAFFPFRDGIDNAAEVGISAIIQPGGSMRDDETIAAANEHGIAMVFTGMRHFRH; this is translated from the coding sequence ATGAGCACAACACCACTTGCACTACTGTCGGTCTCCAACAAGGCTAATATTGTTGAGTTCGCTCAAGGTCTTATTAAAGCAGGTTTTGGCTTACTGTCTACTGGTGGTACTTATCGATTGCTCACAGAGCACAATGTAGCAGTGACCGAAGTATCAGACTATACCGGCTTTCCTGAGATGATGGATGGCCGGGTCAAAACCCTACATCCTAAGATTCATGGCGGAATTTTAGGACGCCGTGGTACCGACGACGCTATTATGAGCGCTCATGGTATCGATCGTATTGATCTGGTGGTTGTTAATCTATATCCCTTTGCCGAAACTATCGCTCGTGCGGATGTGACCATGAACGATGCTATCGAAAATATTGATATCGGTGGCCCTACTATGGTACGTGCTGCTGCTAAGAACCATGCCCATGTTGGTATCGTCACTGATCCTAAAGATTATGATCGAGTATTAACAGCCTTAGGTAATAATACCGAGCTGACTGCCGCATTACGTTACGACTTAGCCGTTAAAGCATTTGAGCATACAGCCCAATACGACGGTATGATTGCCAATTTCTTAGGCAGCCGAGTGAATGAAACTCAGCAGCCTGATACTTTTGCGCGTACTTTTAATTTACAGCTTGAGAAAGTGCAAGACCTACGTTACGGTGAAAACCCGCATCAAAAAGCCGCATTCTATATAGAAAACCAAGTTCTACAAAGTAAGCAAGCATCCATTGCTACCGCCCAGCAGCGACAAGGTAAGGCGCTGTCGTATAACAATATCGCCGATACTGATGCGGCTCTTGAATGTGTTAAAGCCTTTAGCGCTCCTGCTTGTGTCATCGTCAAACATGCTAATCCTTGCGGCGTCGCCATTGATAATGATCAAGTAGCGGCTTATCGTACTGCTTTTAGCACCGACCCTGAGTCTTCTTTTGGCGGTATTATTGCTTTTAACCGTCAATTAACAGTGGCAGCAGCCAAAGCCATTATCGACAATCAGTTTGTAGAAGTCATCATTGCACCAAGTCTTGAAGAGGGTGTGCTTCAAGCCACTGCTAGTAAGAAAAACGTACGGGTATTGGTCTGTGGCGAGCTGACGGCTTCTGATGCACCCATGACCCAGCTGGATTACAAGCGTGTTAATGGCGGTTTATTGGTACAAGAGCAAGACTCAGGTATTATTAATGCCGGCGAATTACAAATTGTGACTGATGTTCAACCCACAGAAGCACAGATTGCTGATCTGTTATTCACATGGACAGTGGCTAAATACGTTAAGTCTAATGCGATTGTTTATGGTAAAAATCAGCGCACTATCGGTGTTGGGGCCGGTCAGATGAGCCGTGTAAACTCAGCACGTATTGCTGCGATTAAAGCCGAGCATGCAGGCTTGATCACTGAAGGCGCTGTTATGGCTTCTGATGCATTTTTTCCCTTCCGTGATGGCATTGATAATGCCGCAGAAGTAGGCATCTCCGCTATCATTCAACCTGGTGGCTCAATGCGTGATGACGAAACTATCGCCGCGGCTAATGAACATGGTATCGCTATGGTGTTCACCGGCATGCGCCATTTCCGTCATTAA
- the fis gene encoding DNA-binding transcriptional regulator Fis, whose protein sequence is MSGDCNSQTNHMHEPLCVHVERVVRQYFAMLGDEMPTELYELILKEMERPLLSVVLEQTRGNQTKCAQILGLNRGTLRKKLKTYDLM, encoded by the coding sequence TTGAGCGGTGACTGTAATAGCCAAACCAACCATATGCATGAACCTTTGTGCGTGCATGTTGAGCGCGTAGTACGTCAGTATTTTGCCATGTTAGGTGATGAGATGCCAACTGAATTATATGAGCTTATTTTGAAGGAAATGGAGCGACCACTCTTGTCCGTCGTCCTTGAACAGACTCGAGGCAATCAAACTAAGTGCGCGCAGATATTAGGCCTCAATCGTGGTACCTTACGCAAAAAACTTAAAACCTACGACCTCATGTAA
- a CDS encoding SurA N-terminal domain-containing protein — protein MDKLRDFLKSWPGRILLILCLSPLALLGIESYFQSGVDPNQIAQVGEASVGSSEYQSAVNSRRTEILDQLDDASLLNEDVLHKQVLKGLIDRTLLEQQAGKLGMTVSDDTINRLLRQEDIFKDANGDFSNEQFSNFLRQRGMNKDQLFTEFRNQLSLDQLNASIVGTAIYPMKAVSQLIELQLEARNVWLYRFNWQNYQQQVKLTKADVQAYYDANKGTLKSAAMVDLAYIQLSPATMQVENVTTEELQRQYAGYKQGLAIVDERKLSQILLTGDDAKARADKINARLAKGESFAALAKNESDDPSGATGGAIGSFNPSVFGSDAQAVQQALQGLSVGDISKPIKTSFGYQIFTITEDKGSQVPSLDSMREELTVKAKEYKRQEIYADKVTAINDLAADGFSIEDIAQQENVPLKRLKNYRKENNTSVLAQPAVIKQAFDDFIIQDQAVTTGIDVGSGIAWVQPSNYRPTKTLTLAAATPTITQILRQQKASALALKDAKQLAAGIKTAADISKQKVTFQALGEINRQTTRLTEKERGLAFSQQAPANGVVALASETEIGATVIVGDSIKTEQQSPLSAAEKAQTAAIIRDNLGQDQLQDYLDYLRLIYKVEVNETNMASAQGR, from the coding sequence ATGGATAAATTGCGCGATTTTTTAAAAAGCTGGCCTGGTCGCATTTTATTGATTTTATGCCTATCGCCGCTTGCTCTATTGGGTATTGAAAGCTACTTCCAAAGTGGTGTTGATCCCAACCAAATCGCGCAAGTAGGTGAGGCGAGTGTGGGGTCATCAGAGTATCAAAGTGCAGTGAACAGCAGACGTACGGAGATTTTGGATCAGCTCGATGACGCCAGTTTGCTCAATGAAGACGTGCTCCATAAACAAGTGTTAAAAGGTTTGATTGATCGCACTTTATTAGAACAGCAGGCTGGCAAGCTGGGTATGACCGTATCTGATGACACTATTAATCGTTTGTTACGCCAAGAAGATATTTTTAAAGATGCCAATGGTGACTTTTCTAATGAGCAATTTTCAAACTTTTTGCGTCAGCGCGGTATGAATAAGGACCAGCTATTTACAGAATTTCGCAATCAATTGAGTCTGGATCAGCTGAATGCCAGCATTGTTGGTACGGCTATTTATCCAATGAAAGCAGTCAGTCAGTTGATTGAGTTACAGCTAGAAGCGCGCAATGTTTGGTTATATCGCTTCAATTGGCAGAATTATCAGCAGCAGGTCAAATTGACCAAAGCTGACGTGCAGGCTTATTATGACGCCAATAAGGGCACGCTTAAGAGTGCAGCTATGGTCGATTTGGCCTACATTCAGCTCAGCCCGGCGACTATGCAAGTTGAAAATGTCACCACAGAAGAGTTGCAGCGGCAGTACGCAGGATATAAGCAAGGGTTAGCCATAGTCGATGAGCGCAAACTCAGTCAAATATTATTGACGGGTGACGATGCTAAGGCGCGAGCGGATAAAATTAATGCGCGTTTGGCCAAAGGTGAATCATTTGCAGCGCTGGCAAAAAATGAGTCTGATGACCCATCAGGTGCTACTGGCGGCGCCATTGGTAGTTTTAATCCATCGGTGTTCGGCAGCGATGCGCAAGCGGTCCAACAAGCACTACAGGGATTAAGCGTTGGTGACATCAGTAAGCCCATCAAGACTAGCTTTGGCTATCAGATATTTACTATAACTGAAGACAAGGGTAGTCAAGTACCCAGTCTAGACAGTATGCGTGAAGAGTTGACGGTTAAAGCTAAAGAATATAAGCGTCAGGAAATTTATGCAGATAAAGTGACTGCGATTAACGATTTAGCAGCAGATGGCTTTAGTATCGAAGATATTGCGCAGCAAGAGAACGTGCCATTAAAACGTCTCAAAAATTATCGCAAAGAGAATAATACCTCGGTATTGGCGCAGCCGGCGGTTATCAAGCAAGCCTTTGATGATTTTATTATTCAAGATCAAGCAGTGACGACAGGTATTGATGTGGGCTCAGGTATCGCCTGGGTACAACCAAGCAATTATCGTCCTACCAAGACCCTCACCTTGGCAGCTGCAACGCCTACTATCACGCAAATATTACGTCAGCAAAAAGCCAGCGCCTTGGCGTTAAAAGACGCCAAACAGTTGGCTGCTGGTATTAAGACCGCGGCTGATATCAGTAAGCAAAAAGTAACTTTCCAAGCGCTAGGTGAAATAAATCGTCAGACCACACGCCTGACAGAAAAAGAACGTGGATTGGCATTCAGTCAGCAAGCGCCTGCTAATGGGGTAGTGGCGTTAGCGAGCGAAACGGAAATAGGCGCGACAGTCATAGTCGGTGACTCTATTAAAACTGAACAACAATCACCACTGTCTGCTGCTGAGAAAGCGCAAACAGCTGCAATTATTCGTGACAATTTAGGGCAAGATCAGCTGCAAGATTATTTAGACTATTTGCGCTTGATTTATAAAGTTGAAGTAAATGAAACCAATATGGCAAGTGCACAAGGGCGTTAA
- the iscA gene encoding iron-sulfur cluster assembly protein IscA has product MIEMTERAAQHVQGFLDNRGKGAGIRVGIRTAGCSGLAYVLEFVDVPDENDTRYDSRDVSIFIDPKSLVYLDGLLMDYEKEGLNEGFKFTNPNQKGECGCGESFTI; this is encoded by the coding sequence ATGATTGAAATGACAGAACGCGCCGCTCAGCATGTTCAAGGATTTTTGGACAATCGCGGTAAAGGTGCAGGTATTCGTGTTGGTATTCGCACGGCAGGATGTTCAGGTCTGGCTTATGTTTTAGAGTTTGTCGATGTGCCTGATGAAAATGATACCCGTTATGATAGCCGTGACGTGAGTATTTTTATCGATCCTAAAAGCTTGGTTTATTTGGATGGCTTGTTAATGGATTATGAGAAAGAAGGCTTGAACGAAGGCTTTAAGTTCACCAACCCCAATCAAAAAGGCGAATGTGGTTGCGGTGAATCATTTACGATATAA
- a CDS encoding IscS subfamily cysteine desulfurase, with translation MSQNNKLIYLDYAATTPVAKSVAVKMSEYLTVDGIFGNPASRSHGYGWQAEEAVETARQQVAEVINADPREIVFTSGATESNNLAIKGAAHFYHSRGKHIITSQIEHKAVLDTCRELEQEGFEITYLEPQKSTGLILPQQVKDALREDTILVSLMIINNELGTITDVAAIGEITREAGIILHVDGAQAVGKILIDLATTKIDLMSFSGHKAYGPKGIGALFVSRKPRVRLKAEQHGGGHERGMRSGTLPTHQIVALGAAFSLANERYKEDNAHAAKLRQKLWDGLQDIEEIYLNGDLEHSVPNIVNISFNFVEGESLMMSLKDLAVSSGSACTSATLEPSYVLRAIGRPDELAHSSIRFSFGRYTTEEDIDTVIRQMHGAVDKLRDLSPLWDMYQDGVDLDSLEWAEH, from the coding sequence ATGAGTCAAAATAATAAACTGATATACTTAGATTACGCCGCTACTACACCAGTTGCCAAGTCGGTCGCTGTGAAGATGAGCGAATATCTAACTGTAGATGGCATCTTTGGTAATCCAGCATCGCGTTCGCATGGCTACGGCTGGCAAGCTGAAGAAGCAGTCGAAACCGCGCGTCAACAAGTTGCTGAAGTCATCAACGCTGACCCTCGCGAGATAGTGTTTACCTCAGGGGCAACAGAGTCTAACAACTTAGCCATTAAAGGCGCAGCACATTTTTACCATTCACGTGGTAAGCATATCATTACCAGTCAAATCGAACACAAAGCGGTACTTGATACTTGCCGTGAACTGGAGCAAGAAGGCTTTGAGATTACCTATCTTGAACCACAAAAAAGTACCGGCCTAATTTTACCGCAACAAGTCAAAGACGCTTTACGTGAAGATACTATTCTAGTGTCATTGATGATTATTAATAACGAACTTGGCACGATCACTGATGTGGCTGCTATTGGCGAAATCACTCGTGAAGCGGGTATCATTCTCCATGTCGATGGTGCACAAGCAGTAGGTAAAATTCTGATCGACCTGGCAACTACCAAAATTGACTTAATGAGCTTTTCGGGCCATAAAGCGTACGGTCCTAAAGGTATTGGCGCATTGTTCGTCAGCCGTAAGCCACGTGTCCGTCTAAAAGCCGAACAACATGGCGGTGGTCATGAGCGCGGAATGCGTTCAGGTACATTGCCAACGCATCAAATCGTTGCCCTTGGCGCCGCGTTTAGTCTCGCTAATGAGCGTTATAAAGAAGACAATGCTCATGCCGCGAAATTGCGCCAAAAGCTTTGGGATGGACTTCAAGATATTGAAGAGATTTACCTAAACGGTGATCTTGAACACAGTGTTCCCAATATCGTAAATATTAGTTTTAACTTCGTTGAAGGCGAATCGTTGATGATGTCGCTTAAAGACTTAGCGGTATCATCAGGGTCAGCATGTACGTCAGCTACCCTTGAGCCATCATATGTCCTACGTGCTATTGGTCGTCCTGATGAATTGGCTCACAGCTCTATACGCTTTAGCTTCGGTCGTTATACCACCGAAGAAGATATTGATACCGTGATCCGTCAGATGCATGGCGCAGTTGACAAATTACGCGACCTATCGCCACTTTGGGATATGTATCAAGATGGCGTTGATTTAGATTCCTTAGAATGGGCTGAGCACTAA
- the hscB gene encoding Fe-S protein assembly co-chaperone HscB, whose protein sequence is MADLIPEAQFDNFFALFEQPVQFELSQDSLDQHLRLLQKRYHPDNVAKNLTDKTKAQQQSEQASALINQGYQTLSAPDSRAAYLLDMAGQAQTLENSIADLEFLEDAMELRIDLGEAIDSNDRPELEKLHPQILQRLNNQSERFNATYQNEEWSAAIDATQKLKFLVKLDADITTGLDDIASAAQTDDDDLYV, encoded by the coding sequence ATGGCAGATCTCATTCCAGAAGCTCAATTCGATAATTTCTTTGCCCTATTTGAGCAGCCGGTACAGTTTGAGCTGTCACAAGATAGTTTAGATCAACATCTACGTCTATTACAGAAACGCTATCACCCTGATAATGTTGCTAAAAATTTAACTGACAAAACAAAAGCTCAGCAGCAGTCTGAGCAAGCCTCCGCATTGATCAATCAAGGCTATCAGACTTTAAGCGCCCCTGACAGCCGCGCAGCTTATCTACTCGATATGGCAGGACAAGCTCAAACACTTGAAAATTCAATTGCAGACCTCGAGTTTTTAGAAGATGCTATGGAGCTGCGTATTGATCTAGGTGAAGCCATCGATAGCAACGACCGCCCAGAACTAGAAAAACTGCATCCACAAATTTTGCAGCGATTGAACAATCAATCGGAACGTTTTAATGCGACATATCAAAACGAAGAATGGTCAGCAGCGATTGATGCCACACAAAAGTTAAAGTTCTTAGTCAAACTTGATGCCGATATCACCACTGGTCTGGATGATATTGCCAGCGCAGCGCAGACAGACGATGATGATTTATACGTCTAA
- the hscA gene encoding Fe-S protein assembly chaperone HscA: MSLLQIAEPNQSAQPHQHRFGLGIDLGTTRSLVAVVRSGKAQVLEANASADTLLPSVVYYPSTGTPLVGYHALAQLPNDPKNTIISAKRFMGRSQNDIKFSHPYELSGNADAMPVFVTAQGEVSPVEVSARILATLKQRATSALPEDSIEGAVITVPAYFDEAQRQATKDAAQAAGINVLRLLNEPTAAAVAYGLDRPTEDNIARYYLIYDLGGGTFDVSILKLTDGVFEVLATGGNSALGGDDIDRLLTNWLIKQLNIAPADVSLHDKSVLAQQAKDYKQALTEAEQVDIDIIVNEQSFKGVLRREDLLTIADPVSSRTLTVCEQVLRDAKLSTQELDEVILVGGSTRMPAVKQVVTAFFAQEPLCRLNPDEVVALGAAQTAHQLVNGNSDNNLLLLDVTPLSLGLETMGGLVEVLIPRNTPIPVKKRQVFTTYQDGQTGMVIHVIQGERETVENCRSLGRFELYGIPSMKAGFGRIEVTFSIDANGQLTVSAQETTTGTESKIEITPAYGLSDEQKEQLLTAGFKHAEEDKNARSSIEARVETERELLALQSALTEFSALLTSEEQQTLAAQMKEMQTALDSNDSTLIEAQQAQLKPHSDAFAARIMNQSVQTSMAGTSAQDW, from the coding sequence ATGTCTTTATTGCAAATTGCTGAACCCAATCAAAGTGCCCAACCACACCAGCATCGTTTTGGTCTGGGAATTGACCTTGGTACAACGCGATCGTTAGTCGCGGTGGTACGCTCAGGCAAAGCGCAAGTATTAGAGGCAAATGCAAGTGCAGATACTTTATTGCCTTCAGTGGTCTATTATCCAAGCACAGGTACTCCGCTAGTCGGTTATCACGCCCTAGCTCAGTTGCCAAATGACCCAAAGAATACCATCATTTCCGCCAAACGCTTTATGGGTCGTAGCCAAAATGATATCAAATTTTCGCATCCTTATGAATTGAGTGGCAACGCAGACGCTATGCCCGTTTTTGTCACTGCCCAAGGTGAAGTGTCACCTGTTGAGGTGTCTGCACGTATTTTGGCTACCCTGAAGCAGCGGGCAACAAGTGCGTTACCTGAAGACAGTATTGAAGGTGCTGTAATCACTGTTCCTGCCTATTTTGATGAGGCTCAGCGCCAAGCGACTAAAGACGCTGCACAGGCTGCGGGTATTAATGTTCTGCGATTATTGAATGAACCAACCGCAGCGGCTGTTGCTTATGGGCTCGATAGACCTACCGAAGATAATATTGCTCGTTACTATTTAATTTATGATCTCGGTGGTGGTACCTTCGATGTGTCTATTTTAAAGCTCACTGATGGCGTGTTTGAAGTACTAGCAACCGGTGGCAATAGCGCCCTTGGTGGTGATGATATTGACCGCCTACTTACCAATTGGTTGATTAAACAGCTTAATATTGCACCAGCAGATGTAAGCCTACACGATAAGTCCGTATTGGCTCAGCAAGCCAAAGACTATAAACAAGCTTTAACGGAAGCTGAACAAGTCGATATAGATATTATTGTTAATGAACAATCTTTTAAAGGTGTATTACGCCGTGAAGATTTGCTCACCATCGCTGACCCTGTTAGCAGCCGAACGCTAACTGTCTGCGAACAAGTACTACGTGATGCCAAGTTAAGCACGCAAGAGCTCGATGAAGTTATCTTGGTAGGCGGCTCGACCCGAATGCCAGCGGTTAAGCAAGTGGTCACAGCATTTTTTGCTCAGGAACCTTTATGCCGTCTCAATCCAGACGAAGTAGTCGCATTAGGTGCAGCACAGACAGCGCATCAACTGGTGAATGGTAACAGCGATAATAACTTGCTGCTATTAGATGTCACGCCCTTATCACTTGGGCTTGAGACTATGGGTGGCTTAGTTGAAGTGCTGATTCCACGCAATACGCCTATCCCAGTCAAAAAGCGCCAAGTATTTACCACTTACCAAGACGGTCAGACCGGTATGGTCATTCATGTCATACAGGGTGAGCGTGAAACGGTCGAAAACTGCCGCTCACTAGGGCGCTTTGAGCTATACGGCATTCCGTCAATGAAAGCAGGTTTTGGCCGTATTGAAGTGACTTTTAGTATCGATGCCAATGGACAACTGACTGTTAGTGCTCAAGAAACCACGACAGGTACCGAAAGCAAAATTGAGATTACGCCGGCTTATGGCTTATCCGACGAGCAAAAAGAACAGCTGCTCACGGCTGGGTTCAAACATGCGGAAGAAGATAAGAATGCGCGCTCTTCAATTGAAGCTAGAGTAGAGACTGAGCGTGAATTACTGGCATTACAGTCAGCGCTAACTGAGTTCTCAGCCTTATTAACTTCTGAGGAACAGCAAACCTTGGCCGCACAGATGAAAGAGATGCAAACGGCTTTAGACTCTAACGACTCAACGCTTATTGAAGCACAACAAGCGCAGCTTAAACCACATAGCGATGCTTTTGCTGCCCGCATTATGAATCAGAGTGTTCAGACCAGTATGGCTGGTACTAGCGCTCAAGATTGGTAG
- the fdx gene encoding ISC system 2Fe-2S type ferredoxin, translating into MPKITVLPHHDVCPEGVEVELEAGENLCKALLEKGIKIEHACEMSKACTTCHVVVRKGFNGLEEMDDIEADLLDRAWGLEPDSRLSCQVMLDDEDLTIEIPKYTLNHAKENH; encoded by the coding sequence ATGCCAAAAATTACTGTACTACCCCATCATGATGTTTGCCCTGAAGGCGTCGAAGTTGAGCTTGAAGCTGGCGAAAATTTATGTAAAGCACTGTTAGAAAAAGGCATTAAGATTGAGCATGCTTGCGAGATGTCAAAAGCCTGTACCACCTGCCATGTTGTCGTCCGTAAAGGCTTTAACGGCTTAGAAGAAATGGACGATATCGAAGCAGATTTGCTAGATCGCGCTTGGGGTCTAGAACCTGATTCGCGGCTGTCCTGCCAAGTGATGCTCGACGATGAAGATTTAACTATCGAGATACCTAAATATACCTTGAACCACGCCAAAGAAAACCACTAA
- a CDS encoding Rrf2 family transcriptional regulator, whose protein sequence is MRLTTRGRYAVTALLDLALQASQQEGAVSLSDIAKRQSISISYLEQLFSKLRKRGLVISIRGASGGYYLAKPLDEIDVMSIISAVDESVDAMQCEGRGDCQDGTMCLTHDLWCALSNHIEQYLKNITLAQLLKMENVQSVSERQHIDSIIKDINTITLSTSEAHPA, encoded by the coding sequence ATGCGTTTAACGACTCGAGGCAGATATGCAGTTACCGCCTTGTTAGATCTAGCACTACAAGCTAGCCAACAAGAGGGCGCGGTTTCTTTATCTGATATCGCTAAACGGCAGTCTATATCAATCTCCTATCTTGAACAGTTATTTTCTAAACTGCGTAAGCGTGGTCTAGTAATCAGTATTCGCGGTGCCTCAGGGGGCTATTATCTAGCCAAGCCTTTAGATGAGATTGATGTAATGAGCATCATTTCGGCAGTCGACGAATCAGTTGATGCCATGCAGTGTGAAGGACGTGGCGACTGCCAAGATGGCACAATGTGCCTAACTCACGATTTGTGGTGTGCCCTATCCAATCATATCGAACAGTACTTGAAAAATATAACATTAGCGCAATTATTAAAGATGGAAAATGTACAGTCTGTTTCAGAACGCCAGCATATTGATTCAATCATAAAAGACATCAATACCATTACTTTATCGACCAGCGAGGCACACCCAGCATGA